In bacterium, a single genomic region encodes these proteins:
- a CDS encoding amidohydrolase — translation MAYIDCHVHVWTDEFARFPLAPGFSPEEMEPPVFTPEDLIAVAEPCDVDRIVLVQMSYYGTDNSYMLDAIRTYPGVFGGIAVIDPNAADVEEHMTRLAEEGVRGFRIQPGRSPAGDWLDTPGYHRMFARAASTGQSLCCLINPDSLPALDRMCTAYPQTPVVIDHLCRLGIEGDVREEDVTALCALARHGGVKVKVSAFYALGRKRPPHEDLLPLIERVVAAFGARRLMWGSDCPYQVQNETYEDGLALVRDRLTLPSADDRDWLLWRTAEETFF, via the coding sequence GTGGCCTACATTGATTGCCATGTTCATGTCTGGACTGACGAGTTCGCCCGGTTCCCGCTGGCGCCGGGCTTCTCCCCCGAGGAGATGGAGCCGCCCGTGTTCACGCCGGAGGACCTCATCGCCGTGGCCGAGCCCTGCGACGTGGACCGCATTGTGCTCGTGCAGATGAGCTACTACGGGACCGACAACTCGTACATGCTCGACGCCATACGCACCTACCCCGGCGTCTTCGGCGGCATCGCGGTCATTGACCCGAACGCAGCGGACGTCGAGGAGCACATGACGCGCCTGGCGGAGGAGGGCGTGCGCGGCTTTCGCATCCAGCCGGGGCGGTCACCGGCCGGAGACTGGCTGGACACGCCGGGCTATCACCGCATGTTCGCCCGGGCCGCCTCGACCGGACAGTCCCTGTGCTGCCTCATCAACCCCGACTCCCTGCCCGCGCTGGACCGCATGTGCACGGCCTATCCGCAGACACCTGTGGTCATTGACCACCTCTGCCGCCTCGGGATCGAGGGCGACGTCCGGGAAGAGGATGTCACGGCCCTGTGCGCTCTGGCGCGGCATGGCGGCGTGAAGGTGAAGGTCTCGGCGTTCTACGCGCTGGGGCGCAAGCGGCCGCCGCATGAGGACCTGCTGCCGCTCATCGAGCGCGTGGTGGCGGCCTTCGGGGCGCGGCGCCTGATGTGGGGCAGCGACTGCCCGTACCAGGTGCAGAACGAGACGTATGAGGACGGGCTGGCGCTGGTGCGCGACCGGCTGACGCTCCCGTCAGCGGACGACCGGGACTGGCTGCTGTGGCGCACAGCGGAGGAAACGTTCTTCTAG
- a CDS encoding sugar phosphate isomerase/epimerase — MFKLSVISDEISQDFQRVVDVCREYGVPQVEPRSVWDTPPHKLTDNQLEEMRFILDEAGMSVAAIAAPFLKCDLGDAAAYEEHLGILRRCAEMCHFFGCNIVRGFTFWKTGPAENVWQQLLDAYAEPIRICEAEDIYIGIENEASTHIATAAQAEKMYCDLNHPRVRAIWDPANEVYAEGGELPFPDAWQRMQPWLIHMHLKDAVKDPDAEGGARCVPVGDGGYIDYPAQFQALKDMGYEGACSLETHWRVSSALSEEAMNRPGGAAFSAGGEASSRICLEKIQAMIANLR; from the coding sequence ATGTTCAAGCTCAGTGTGATCAGCGACGAGATCTCCCAGGATTTCCAGCGCGTAGTTGACGTGTGCCGCGAGTACGGTGTTCCGCAGGTCGAGCCGCGCTCGGTCTGGGACACCCCGCCGCACAAGCTGACCGACAACCAGCTCGAGGAGATGCGCTTCATCCTGGATGAGGCGGGCATGAGCGTGGCGGCCATTGCCGCCCCGTTCCTGAAGTGCGATCTGGGCGACGCGGCCGCCTATGAGGAGCATCTGGGCATCCTGCGGCGCTGCGCCGAGATGTGCCACTTCTTTGGCTGCAACATCGTGCGCGGCTTCACGTTCTGGAAGACCGGCCCGGCCGAGAACGTTTGGCAGCAACTGCTGGACGCCTACGCCGAGCCCATCCGCATCTGCGAAGCGGAAGACATCTACATCGGCATCGAGAACGAGGCCAGCACCCACATCGCCACGGCCGCGCAGGCGGAGAAGATGTACTGCGACCTCAACCACCCGCGCGTCCGCGCCATCTGGGACCCGGCCAACGAGGTCTATGCCGAGGGCGGGGAGCTGCCCTTCCCCGATGCCTGGCAGCGCATGCAGCCCTGGCTGATCCACATGCACCTCAAGGACGCCGTCAAGGACCCCGACGCCGAGGGCGGCGCCCGCTGCGTGCCGGTCGGCGACGGCGGCTACATTGACTACCCCGCCCAGTTCCAGGCGCTCAAGGACATGGGCTACGAGGGTGCGTGCTCGCTCGAGACCCACTGGCGGGTCAGCTCAGCGCTGTCCGAGGAAGCCATGAACCGCCCCGGCGGCGCGGCCTTCAGCGCCGGCGGCGAAGCCAGCAGCCGCATCTGCCTGGAGAAGATCCAGGCCATGATCGCGAACCTGAGGTAG
- a CDS encoding cold shock domain-containing protein, which produces MATGTVKWFNDAKGYGFIERSDTKEDVFVHYSAITGEGYRSLTQGSEVEFDVEKDTKGLRAANVVVTKAAPAPRKESW; this is translated from the coding sequence ATGGCGACGGGAACCGTCAAGTGGTTCAACGACGCGAAAGGTTATGGGTTCATCGAGCGGTCGGACACCAAGGAAGACGTGTTCGTGCATTACTCGGCAATCACAGGCGAGGGTTACCGCAGTCTGACACAGGGCTCGGAAGTGGAGTTTGATGTCGAGAAGGATACCAAGGGCCTGCGGGCGGCCAACGTCGTAGTCACCAAGGCTGCGCCGGCGCCGCGCAAGGAATCCTGGTAG
- a CDS encoding DUF4091 domain-containing protein: protein MKTECWLSTSLRRWFPRSEPVVLNRLKLQALRGEQVSFQACVRVSDTDRATAVSVGLAGGEDLAVRLRRVGCVPVPHHNTATPLAELDGLGHIPGYVPDVLFDEQEAQVAPHEVQAFWVTVRVPEKAEPGKRELALTLQVGEETRRLTAVLEVVPAVLQPRQGFPVTQWFYADALCDWYKVEPWSLNFWPLLKRYLESFSAHGFNTLLTPLLTPPLDGVKRPTQLLRVRKQGRSYDFNWADVERWVKLAKSCGIEYFEWSHLFTQWGVKYAPRVYHDQGLDEKLLWPADKGATSPTYRAFLGQLLPELHTFLRRRQLLDKSFFHVSDEPHGEEHKANYVAARALLKELAPWMKTMDALSEVDYGREGLTDMPIPSIAVTKKYWEEGIPSWTYFCCGPRGRYLNRLLDTPLPKLRMAGWLFHRFERLGFLHWGFNYWYKSQTRQLIDPFTVTDGLAWPGWAYGDTFLVYPGGHEPIESIRGQVFAESLQDMALLQTAGIAPDSKLLAPLADFNDYPKDEAWHWQARAKVLATLK from the coding sequence ATGAAGACCGAGTGCTGGCTTTCCACATCCCTGAGGCGCTGGTTCCCGCGTAGCGAGCCGGTCGTCCTCAACCGCCTGAAGCTGCAGGCGCTGCGGGGCGAGCAGGTGTCCTTCCAGGCCTGCGTCCGCGTCAGCGATACCGACCGGGCCACGGCCGTCAGCGTCGGCCTGGCCGGCGGGGAGGATCTCGCGGTGCGGCTGCGGCGGGTGGGCTGCGTGCCCGTGCCGCACCATAACACCGCCACGCCACTGGCTGAGCTGGATGGCCTCGGCCACATCCCCGGCTACGTGCCGGACGTGCTGTTCGACGAGCAGGAGGCGCAGGTCGCGCCCCACGAGGTGCAGGCCTTCTGGGTGACGGTCCGCGTGCCGGAGAAGGCGGAGCCGGGGAAGCGCGAGCTGGCGCTGACGCTGCAGGTCGGCGAGGAGACGCGCCGGCTCACGGCCGTCCTGGAGGTCGTGCCCGCCGTGCTGCAGCCCCGCCAGGGCTTCCCGGTCACGCAGTGGTTCTATGCCGATGCCCTGTGCGACTGGTACAAAGTCGAGCCGTGGTCGCTCAACTTCTGGCCGCTGCTGAAGCGCTACCTGGAGAGCTTCAGCGCCCACGGCTTCAACACGCTGTTGACGCCGCTACTCACGCCGCCGCTCGATGGCGTCAAGCGCCCGACGCAACTGCTGCGGGTGCGCAAGCAGGGGCGGAGCTACGACTTCAACTGGGCCGATGTCGAGCGGTGGGTGAAGCTGGCGAAGTCGTGCGGCATCGAGTACTTCGAGTGGTCGCATCTTTTCACGCAGTGGGGCGTGAAGTACGCCCCGCGCGTGTACCACGACCAGGGCCTGGACGAGAAGCTGCTGTGGCCGGCCGACAAGGGCGCCACCTCGCCGACGTATCGCGCCTTCCTGGGTCAGCTCCTGCCGGAGCTGCACACCTTCCTGCGGCGCCGGCAGTTGCTGGACAAGTCGTTCTTCCACGTCTCGGACGAACCGCATGGCGAGGAGCACAAGGCCAACTACGTGGCGGCGCGCGCGCTGCTCAAAGAACTCGCGCCGTGGATGAAGACGATGGACGCGCTGAGCGAGGTGGACTACGGGCGCGAGGGCCTCACCGACATGCCCATCCCGTCCATCGCGGTGACGAAGAAGTATTGGGAAGAGGGCATCCCGAGCTGGACGTACTTCTGCTGCGGGCCACGCGGGCGCTATCTGAACCGACTGCTGGACACGCCGCTGCCGAAGCTGCGGATGGCCGGGTGGCTCTTCCACCGCTTCGAGCGTCTGGGCTTCCTGCACTGGGGCTTCAACTACTGGTACAAGAGCCAGACCCGCCAGCTCATTGACCCCTTCACCGTAACCGACGGCCTCGCCTGGCCGGGCTGGGCGTATGGCGACACGTTCCTGGTCTACCCGGGGGGCCACGAACCCATCGAGTCCATCCGGGGGCAGGTGTTTGCCGAGTCGCTGCAGGACATGGCCCTGCTGCAGACGGCGGGCATCGCGCCGGACAGCAAGCTGCTGGCGCCGCTGGCGGACTTCAACGACTACCCGAAGGACGAGGCGTGGCACTGGCAGGCGCGGGCGAAGGTGCTCGCCACGCTCAAGTAG
- a CDS encoding sugar phosphate isomerase/epimerase, translating into MIDLSRRLGFSNASLAGYSLAEACRVGLNLGFGAVEFLGFDGYAHSLGTLDGFYFERLTPSERDELRDLAAQFPHVSTHAQFFEMPMLSPNPALRETAVRQLEIALEAVAFLGGGLTVTHAAPKATYTLEQSWNELVALYRRLGDQAAAQGVRVTIETCFPPRVDDFARLIHDIDHPAVGANVDVGHLTPNVPAEVRGTPQEGPFYNDLLEQHLRSLGPKLYHFHLHDVRAGDLRDHRACGRGIIDYARLLRVADELDYAGVFVFELEETDRVEALAESRDCLLRAAEAAGVTSGGVCPRRTGDSRSAGG; encoded by the coding sequence ATGATTGACCTCTCGCGTCGCCTCGGCTTCAGCAACGCCAGCCTCGCCGGCTACTCCCTCGCCGAGGCGTGCCGCGTCGGTCTGAACCTGGGCTTCGGGGCTGTCGAGTTCCTGGGCTTCGACGGCTACGCCCACAGCCTGGGCACCCTCGACGGCTTCTACTTCGAGCGCCTGACACCGTCCGAGCGCGACGAACTGCGCGACCTCGCCGCGCAGTTCCCCCATGTCTCGACCCACGCCCAGTTCTTCGAGATGCCGATGCTGTCGCCTAACCCCGCGCTGCGCGAGACCGCCGTGCGCCAGTTGGAGATCGCGCTGGAAGCGGTGGCATTCCTGGGCGGGGGTCTGACCGTCACCCATGCCGCGCCGAAGGCGACGTACACGCTCGAGCAGAGCTGGAACGAGCTCGTGGCGCTCTACCGGCGGCTCGGCGACCAGGCCGCTGCGCAGGGCGTGCGGGTCACGATCGAGACCTGCTTTCCCCCGCGTGTGGACGACTTCGCGCGCCTGATCCACGACATTGACCACCCGGCCGTGGGGGCCAACGTGGACGTGGGGCACCTGACGCCCAACGTCCCGGCCGAGGTCCGCGGCACACCGCAGGAGGGTCCCTTCTACAACGACCTGCTCGAACAGCACCTCCGTTCGCTGGGGCCGAAGCTGTACCACTTCCACCTCCATGACGTGCGGGCAGGGGACCTGCGCGATCACCGCGCCTGCGGGCGGGGGATCATTGACTACGCCCGCCTGCTCCGCGTCGCCGACGAGTTGGACTACGCCGGCGTCTTCGTCTTCGAGCTGGAAGAGACCGACCGGGTCGAGGCCCTGGCCGAGAGCCGCGACTGCCTCCTCCGCGCCGCCGAGGCGGCAGGAGTCACCTCGGGCGGGGTCTGTCCCCGAAGGACCGGCGACAGCCGGTCCGCAGGGGGCTGA
- a CDS encoding zinc-binding dehydrogenase yields the protein MRAWQLMDKQRVELQDLPRPEPGPGEVLVKVMACSICSRTDLVYYTYCGLKPHCRPGHFGHEVSGLIEQVGPQVTGWEVGQRVFLRGPGKPGGLAEYCLAVPLSIGRLPDHMSFIEGAPAQQVPIAVNATRTLQLGDHVVIFGAGSAGLQILQAVRLRGAARVVVTDLYEPRLQIARQLGADVCLKADEVDVLAEIARLFPGGPDVVYDAVGIPSVARQCVDCVRSEGMVCIFGTHHVEEQVTFNLVQFEGKAITLHMANEGSAHTRREVMRISERLLANRLIDTRPYITHVFRMEELPRAIELLSVSPILYPEGDPQGQGMPAKEALKVVIQIHEGADRAADGSVFRLA from the coding sequence ATGCGTGCCTGGCAACTGATGGACAAGCAGCGAGTCGAGCTGCAGGACCTACCGCGCCCGGAGCCCGGCCCCGGCGAAGTGCTCGTGAAGGTCATGGCGTGCTCGATCTGCAGCCGCACCGATCTCGTCTACTACACCTACTGCGGCCTCAAGCCCCACTGCCGTCCCGGTCACTTCGGCCATGAGGTCAGTGGCCTCATCGAGCAGGTCGGGCCCCAGGTGACCGGCTGGGAGGTCGGTCAGCGAGTGTTCCTGCGCGGCCCTGGCAAGCCCGGCGGGCTCGCGGAGTACTGTCTGGCGGTGCCGCTGTCCATCGGCCGTCTGCCCGACCACATGAGCTTCATCGAGGGCGCGCCGGCCCAGCAGGTCCCGATCGCCGTCAACGCGACTCGCACGCTGCAGCTCGGAGACCATGTCGTCATCTTCGGCGCGGGGTCGGCCGGGCTGCAGATCCTGCAGGCCGTGCGGCTGCGCGGAGCGGCCCGGGTCGTCGTCACCGACCTGTATGAGCCGCGCCTGCAGATCGCCCGGCAGCTCGGAGCCGACGTGTGCCTGAAGGCCGACGAGGTGGACGTCCTCGCCGAGATCGCCCGTCTCTTCCCTGGCGGCCCAGATGTCGTCTACGACGCCGTCGGCATCCCTTCGGTGGCGCGGCAGTGCGTGGACTGCGTGCGCAGCGAGGGCATGGTCTGCATCTTCGGCACCCACCACGTCGAGGAGCAGGTCACGTTCAACCTCGTGCAGTTCGAGGGCAAGGCGATCACGCTGCACATGGCCAACGAGGGCAGCGCCCACACGCGCCGCGAGGTGATGCGCATCAGCGAGCGCCTGCTGGCCAACCGACTGATTGACACCCGCCCGTACATCACCCATGTCTTCCGCATGGAGGAACTGCCGCGAGCCATTGAGTTGCTATCTGTTTCGCCGATACTGTATCCTGAAGGGGACCCGCAGGGACAGGGGATGCCGGCCAAGGAAGCGCTGAAGGTCGTCATCCAGATCCACGAAGGGGCGGACCGAGCGGCGGACGGGAGCGTCTTCCGGCTGGCATAG
- a CDS encoding M48 family metalloprotease, with protein MYGRLLRERGLLAVAVVAMTFSLVGCREHILSRDDEIRMGREAATDFEKKNGGRSKDPRLVGLTDKIGHRITGVATTGKYYAYPYEFRVLDNRSVNANAFPGGIIYLWRGLFETVGYDEAQLAWVAGHEAAHVAERHATQRIEGQLGLSLISHLILGKSDAGEIAAAVSGLTLQAYGRDQELQADRVGALFARGAGYDPTVSLAVLETFKRIQGREPSDLEIFFASHPGNTTREDSLKAYFRKQGWSGKYFKP; from the coding sequence ATGTACGGACGATTGTTGCGAGAGCGCGGACTGCTGGCTGTGGCCGTCGTGGCCATGACCTTCAGCCTCGTCGGCTGCCGCGAGCACATCCTCAGCCGCGACGACGAGATCCGCATGGGCCGCGAGGCGGCCACAGACTTCGAGAAGAAGAACGGGGGACGCTCCAAGGACCCGCGGCTGGTGGGCCTGACGGACAAGATCGGCCACCGCATCACGGGTGTGGCGACGACCGGCAAGTACTACGCCTACCCGTATGAGTTCCGGGTGCTCGACAACCGCTCCGTCAACGCCAACGCCTTCCCCGGTGGGATCATCTACCTGTGGCGCGGGCTCTTCGAGACCGTGGGCTACGATGAGGCGCAACTGGCGTGGGTGGCCGGCCATGAGGCGGCGCACGTGGCCGAGCGGCACGCCACCCAGCGCATCGAGGGCCAGCTCGGTCTCAGCCTCATCAGCCACCTGATCCTGGGCAAGAGTGACGCGGGGGAGATCGCGGCGGCGGTCTCCGGCTTGACGCTGCAGGCCTATGGCCGCGACCAGGAACTGCAGGCGGACCGCGTCGGGGCGCTCTTCGCCCGCGGCGCGGGCTATGACCCCACGGTCTCATTGGCGGTCCTGGAGACCTTCAAGCGGATTCAGGGGCGGGAGCCGAGCGACCTGGAGATCTTCTTCGCCAGCCACCCGGGCAACACCACGCGCGAGGACAGCCTCAAAGCCTACTTCCGCAAGCAGGGCTGGAGCGGGAAGTACTTCAAGCCTTAG
- a CDS encoding Cof-type HAD-IIB family hydrolase, whose translation MPDIKLIAIDLDGTLVHDARRIPERNLRALQMVMDQGVTVAIATGRMHSSARDFVGRLGIPHTTPIVSYNGAMVRLPDAAEPMLHVTVPPELAAQVVQHSVEERLHLNYFLDDVLYVTHMDHWAWLYQRRTDNNPTIAGDLRRFDGQSPTKLLIAADAPLVADLLAREQALFGDRLYVTRSMPEYIEFLNPEVSKGAAVAWLAGHLGLVREQVMAMGDMLNDLPMIEWAGTGVAMPRAAEAVRAAADFVPEHEEEGVAETLEKFFA comes from the coding sequence ATGCCCGACATCAAGCTCATCGCCATTGATCTCGATGGCACTCTCGTTCACGACGCCCGGCGCATCCCCGAGCGCAACCTGCGCGCTCTGCAGATGGTCATGGACCAGGGCGTGACCGTGGCCATCGCCACCGGCCGCATGCACTCCAGCGCCCGCGACTTCGTGGGGCGCCTGGGCATCCCCCATACCACCCCGATCGTCTCGTACAACGGCGCGATGGTGCGGCTGCCGGACGCTGCCGAGCCGATGCTCCACGTGACTGTCCCGCCCGAGTTGGCCGCGCAGGTCGTGCAGCACAGTGTGGAGGAGCGCCTCCATCTGAACTACTTCCTCGATGACGTGCTCTATGTCACGCACATGGACCACTGGGCGTGGCTGTACCAGCGGCGCACGGATAACAACCCGACGATCGCCGGGGACCTGCGGCGCTTCGACGGCCAGTCGCCCACGAAGCTGCTGATCGCCGCCGACGCGCCGCTCGTGGCCGACCTGTTGGCCCGCGAGCAGGCCCTCTTTGGCGACCGGCTGTATGTCACCCGCTCCATGCCCGAGTACATCGAGTTCCTCAACCCCGAGGTCTCCAAGGGCGCGGCGGTGGCGTGGCTGGCCGGGCACCTGGGGCTGGTGCGCGAGCAGGTCATGGCCATGGGCGACATGCTCAACGACCTGCCGATGATCGAGTGGGCCGGCACGGGGGTGGCGATGCCACGGGCGGCCGAGGCCGTGCGCGCGGCGGCCGACTTTGTCCCCGAACACGAGGAGGAGGGGGTCGCCGAGACGCTGGAGAAGTTCTTTGCATGA
- a CDS encoding GNAT family N-acetyltransferase, whose product MPLQMRQATLDDMARIQEIVREIWYIGTDFALEEKYGSVGDEPWDRWLVPKVMSRLYEEMDHVWVTEEDGAIVGFFSYTMSSARQVGTVHYNGVALAGRGKGIGTMQIQKILEIFRAAGMKVACVGTGLNDGHAPARRVYEKCGFEPVIEYRMYAQKL is encoded by the coding sequence ATGCCCTTGCAGATGCGGCAAGCCACACTGGACGACATGGCGCGGATTCAGGAGATCGTGCGCGAGATCTGGTACATCGGCACCGACTTCGCGCTCGAAGAGAAGTACGGGTCCGTAGGAGACGAGCCCTGGGACCGCTGGCTGGTGCCCAAGGTCATGAGCCGGCTGTACGAGGAGATGGACCACGTGTGGGTCACAGAGGAGGACGGCGCCATCGTCGGTTTCTTTAGCTACACGATGAGCAGCGCGCGCCAGGTGGGCACGGTCCACTACAACGGCGTGGCCCTCGCCGGCCGGGGCAAAGGCATCGGGACCATGCAGATCCAGAAGATCTTGGAGATCTTCCGCGCGGCAGGCATGAAGGTCGCCTGCGTCGGCACCGGGCTGAACGACGGCCACGCGCCCGCCCGGCGGGTGTATGAGAAGTGCGGTTTTGAGCCGGTCATCGAGTACCGGATGTACGCGCAGAAGTTGTAG